The Anopheles coluzzii chromosome 2, AcolN3, whole genome shotgun sequence genome window below encodes:
- the LOC120948328 gene encoding dead end protein homolog 1-like: protein MPVTWMGNTYVIQHSNGQCIIALKARMSEALPFNELYVKGIPRNYGPEELVPIFSNAGVVHTIRLLMDFGQHNRGFAYVSYVDPRHIDRALVTLHGMQISVTQRLEVSKSRNSRSLQLCNLQNHRTAAIISQTITHITRIREFRCKMIRIGETNDVTIIFKSHHDYIHAYTKLNRVRHIFGPTCCIKTY from the exons ATGCCGGTCACCTGGATGGGCAATACGTACGTGATACAGCACAGCAATGGACAGTGCATCATCGCGCTGAAAGCCCGGATGAGCGAGGCGCTTCCGTTCAACGAGCTGTACGTGAAGGGCATCCCGCGCAACTACGGGCCGGAAGAGCTGGTGCCGATCTTTTCGAACGCCGGCGTAGTGCACACGATACGTCTGCTGATGGACTTTGGGCAGCACAACCGGGGCTTTGCGTACGTGAGCTACGTCGATCCGCGCCACATCGACCGGGCGCTGGTCACGCTGCACGGGATGCAGATCAGCGTGACGCAGCGGTTGGAAGTGTCGAAAAGCCGCAACTCACGCAGCCTCCAGCTGTGCAATCTGCAGAACCACCGCACGGCGGCGATCATATCCCAAACGATTACCCACATAACGCGCATTAGGGAG TTCCGATGCAAAATGATTCGCATAGGGGAGACGAACGACGTAACGATCATCTTCAAGTCCCATCACGATTACATCCACGCGTACACCAAGCTGAACCGTGTGCGGCACATTTTCGGACCCACATGCTGCATTAAAACGTATTAG